A stretch of Candidatus Cloacimonadota bacterium DNA encodes these proteins:
- a CDS encoding methylmalonyl-CoA carboxyltransferase has product MLTTRDAIQKLLDKEQKVLQMGGAKAVEKQKSGGKLTARERLDLLFDPGTFRELDMFVEHRCDNFGMKKVEIASDGVITGHGLVDGRPVFAFSQDFTSRGGSLGEMHAAKICKIMDMALKSGVPLVGIQDSGGARIQEGVDSLKGYGDIFFRNSRASGVIPQITAIMGPCAGGAVYSPAMTDFVFMVKKTSFMFITGPDVIRAVTGEETTQEELGGAMTHNSKSGNAHFACENDEDAIQQIKALLSFLPGNNMEDPPRAESADEPWRLCPNLDTIIPDSPKESYSMHEVIRSVLDDGQFFEPHLYYAQNIIVGFGRLNGRVVGVVANQPKVLAGCLDIDASDKATRFIRFCDAFNIPLLTFVDVPGYLPGRDQEWNGIIRHGAKLLWCYSEATVPKLTVVTRKNYGGSYIAMSSRHLGADMVFAWPSAEIAVMGAQGAANIIFRKEIQAAEDQNAKRAELIANYEEEFNNPYVAASRGYIDAVILPSETRKRLIDALEILSSKSESLPPKKHGNIPS; this is encoded by the coding sequence ATGCTAACGACCCGAGACGCGATCCAGAAACTGCTGGATAAAGAGCAGAAAGTCCTGCAGATGGGCGGCGCCAAAGCCGTGGAAAAACAAAAAAGCGGAGGAAAGCTGACAGCCCGCGAGCGGTTGGATTTGCTTTTCGATCCCGGCACCTTTCGGGAGCTGGATATGTTCGTGGAACACCGCTGCGACAATTTTGGCATGAAAAAGGTTGAAATTGCGTCTGATGGCGTGATAACCGGTCACGGTTTGGTGGACGGACGTCCCGTTTTCGCTTTTTCCCAGGATTTTACCTCCCGGGGTGGTTCTCTGGGCGAAATGCATGCCGCTAAAATCTGTAAAATCATGGACATGGCGCTGAAAAGCGGCGTTCCCTTGGTTGGGATTCAGGATAGCGGCGGCGCCCGCATCCAGGAAGGTGTGGATTCGCTCAAAGGTTATGGCGACATCTTTTTCCGCAATTCCCGCGCCAGCGGTGTGATTCCGCAAATCACCGCGATTATGGGCCCCTGCGCCGGTGGAGCTGTCTATTCCCCTGCCATGACAGACTTTGTGTTCATGGTGAAAAAGACCAGCTTCATGTTTATCACCGGTCCGGACGTAATCCGAGCCGTCACGGGTGAAGAAACCACCCAGGAAGAGCTTGGTGGAGCCATGACCCATAATTCCAAGAGCGGAAACGCCCATTTCGCCTGTGAAAATGATGAGGACGCCATCCAGCAAATCAAAGCCCTGCTTTCGTTTTTGCCGGGAAACAATATGGAAGACCCTCCCCGAGCCGAAAGCGCGGACGAACCCTGGCGCCTGTGTCCAAACCTGGATACCATCATTCCGGACAGCCCCAAAGAGAGCTACAGCATGCACGAGGTGATTCGCAGCGTTTTGGACGACGGACAATTCTTTGAACCGCATCTGTATTACGCTCAAAACATCATTGTGGGCTTTGGACGCCTGAACGGACGCGTTGTGGGTGTGGTGGCAAACCAGCCCAAGGTTTTGGCTGGCTGCCTCGATATCGATGCTTCGGACAAAGCCACGCGGTTCATTCGTTTCTGTGATGCCTTCAATATTCCGCTGCTCACTTTTGTGGATGTTCCGGGCTACCTTCCCGGCCGTGATCAAGAATGGAACGGAATCATCCGCCACGGAGCGAAGCTGCTTTGGTGCTATTCCGAAGCCACGGTTCCCAAATTGACAGTGGTGACCCGCAAGAATTATGGCGGCAGCTATATCGCCATGAGCAGCAGGCATTTGGGCGCGGACATGGTTTTTGCCTGGCCCAGCGCTGAAATCGCGGTTATGGGTGCCCAGGGTGCCGCCAACATCATCTTCCGCAAGGAAATACAGGCGGCTGAAGACCAAAACGCCAAACGCGCGGAACTGATTGCGAATTATGAGGAAGAATTCAACAATCCCTATGTGGCGGCATCACGCGGCTACATCGACGCGGTGATTCTGCCCTCCGAAACCCGCAAAAGGTTGATTGACGCCCTGGAAATTCTTTCCAGCAAAAGCGAAAGCCTGCCTCCCAAAAAACACGGAAACATTCCTTCCTAA